A genome region from Haliotis asinina isolate JCU_RB_2024 chromosome 11, JCU_Hal_asi_v2, whole genome shotgun sequence includes the following:
- the LOC137256024 gene encoding E3 ubiquitin-protein ligase TRIM56-like, translated as MSATIQLDDDFFVCSICNDSFSDPRSLPCLHSFCHQCLQQHINYSATFSPPSFLCPVCRGLVLVPSQRAPPSTWADCFPGNFLMKDLMARRASGSQSASPAAASGDLQAVARDVWCLEHPNCPLNMFCVSCEATSCGKCMLSKHINCSVVKLVSQGKSPTEDIGIFVERLKSEIKSVQDRERCIQDELAYFEGQAEKVRTRIHEHITRFYTMLEEEKRKLLFRMDTEYQNLTKGLASEQHKAKDHLAQLKNLISAAAETLTQDPDTIRQMARRIENTLASVSSAEKLQRMRISFSPDFSCLDKDFSLGSVRFYNSRVPASAGVTATVPRSRSSDCMSSCQEEPVALRQHTTSVLRSTSVPCFDESWRREELGRVNEQTSSVTRIPGVERGHPDSTVGGNCTQHRESASRIRHSAPVFLPSGESDAELAQPVMTPEVPENVSSSRNSYNGCKLAVDLNTDSGESAFAQKKLIPSSVMQTYQLSTSDDESLPVVTSIVVLSGELFMVADEANKSVKIFNKDGLCSSVSFQYKPHGLAAASEDRALVSFPDQRKIVVISVGKELKVISTIQSTKSYSRLKHYRPGMTAALHTDTSSLDILSLQGKVMKTFNVFDSRRVDIPFSVDKNQGFVILDSSNSNLIWKSRTGNTTCQATVECIKRRVVSDLACDLLGNVYIVQDGGVVKVTSKGDYSGDVVNVFSCQAICFYPSGHLFVAEIGGHCKVHSL; from the coding sequence ATGTCCGCCACGATCCAACTGGACGATGACTTCTTTGTCTGCAGCATCTGCAACGACAGCTTCAGTGACCCGAGGTCACTACCCTGCCTCCACAGCTTCTGCCATCAGTGTCTACAACAGCACATCAACTACTCCGCAACTTTCTCCCCGCCGTCCTTCCTGTGTCCAGTATGTCGAGGGCTGGTTTTAGTCCCTTCACAAAGAGCACCACCCTCAACGTGGGCGGACTGCTTTCCCGGGAACTTCCTCATGAAGGACCTCATGGCGAGGAGAGCTTCAGGATCACAAAGTGCGTCACCAGCAGCTGCTTCAGGGGATCTTCAGGCAGTTGCCCGAGACGTTTGGTGCTTGGAACACCCCAACTGTCCACTCAACATGTTCTGTGTTTCCTGCGAAGCTACCTCTTGTGGAAAATGTATGCTTTCCAAACATATCAACTGTTCGGTAGTCAAGCTCGTATCACAAGGAAAGTCGCCAACAGAAGACATTGGCATTTTTGTGGAAAGGCTGAAAAGTGAAATTAAGTCAGTTCAGGATCGAGAAAGATGCATACAAGATGAACTCGCTTATTTTGAAGGTCAAGCGGAGAAAGTGAGGACACGAATCCACGAGCACATTACAAGGTTTTATACAATGTTAGAAGAAGAAAAGAGGAAACTTCTTTTTAGAATGGATACGGAATATCAAAATCTGACAAAGGGGCTTGCGAGTGAGCAGCATAAAGCCAAGGATCACTTGGCACAACTCAAGAATTTAATCTCTGCTGCTGCAGAGACACTGACTCAGGATCCTGACACCATTCGACAGATGGCGAGGAGGATAGAGAATACACTGGCGTCTGTCAGCTCAGCAGAAAAACTTCAAAGGATGAGGATATCGTTCAGTCCCGATTTCTCCTGTCTCGATAAAGACTTTAGCCTTGGTTCTGTCAGATTTTACAACTCCAGGGTTCCTGCCTCTGCTGGAGTTACAGCAACTgtgccaaggtcaaggtcatctgattgcatgtcatcgtgtcaAGAGGAGCCAGTTGCGCTTCGacaacacacaacttcagtgCTAAGATCGACTTCCGTTCCCTGTTTTGACGAAAGTTGGAGGAGAGAGGAACTGGGGAGAGTCAATGAACAGACGAGTTCAGTAACCCGGATTCCAGGTGTAGAGAGGGGTCACCCAGACTCGACAGTAGGAGGTAACTGTACACAGCACCGGGAATCCGCCTCACGGATCCGGCACTCAGCCCCTGTTTTCCTCCCTAGTGGAGAGAGTGATGCAGAACTAGCCCAGCCTGTGATGACACCTGAGGTTCCCGAGAACGTGTCCAGCTCAAGAAATAGCTACAACGGGTGTAAACTTGCAGTTGACCTGAATACTGATTCAGGCGAAAGCGCATTTGCACAAAAGAAGCTCATCCCGTCCAGTGTGAtgcaaacatatcagttgagtACTTCTGACGATGAGTCCTTGCCTGTAGTCACAAGCATTGTTGTGTTATCGGGGGAACTATTCATGGTTGCTGACGAGGCAAATAAATCGGTGAAGATATTTAACAAGGACGGCCTCTGTTCGAGCGTATCGTTCCAATATAAACCACACGGATTAGCCGCAGCTTCGGAGGATCGAGCACTTGTCAGTTTCCCAGACCAAAGGAAAATTGTAGTTATTTCAGTTGGAAAGGAACTGAAGGTTATTAGCACTATTCAGTCAACCAAATCGTACTCTCGTCTCAAGCATTACCGCCCTGGAATGACGGCAGCGCTGCACACAGACACGTCCAGTTTAGACATACTGAGTCTTCAGGGAAAGGTCATGAAGACCTTCAACGTGTTCGACAGTCGGCGTGTGGATATCCCCttcagtgttgataaaaatCAGGGCTTCGTGATATTGGATTCCTCTAACTCAAATCTAATTTGGAAATCTAGGACCGGAAACACCACATGCCAAGCTACTGTCGAATGTATTAAACGTAGAGTCGTGTCTGACCTAGCTTGCGATTTACTAGGGAATGTTTACATTGTTCAAGATGGCGGCGTTGTTAAAGTGACTTCAAAGGGAGATTACTCTGGTGATGTTGTTAATGTCTTCTCTTGTCAGGCCATCTGTTTTTACCCCAGTGGTCACCTGTTCGTGGCTGAGATCGGGGGACATTGCAAAGTACATTCACTGTAA